In Rhinolophus sinicus isolate RSC01 chromosome X, ASM3656204v1, whole genome shotgun sequence, a single genomic region encodes these proteins:
- the ASB9 gene encoding ankyrin repeat and SOCS box protein 9 isoform X3 → MEHRACSAQDSTTDGAPQDRTVRKPRGPPDTRHLANPLMGHIVSDRTPVHEAAIHGSLLSLKKLISQGWPVNLVTADHVSPLHEACLGGHSSCANFLLKHGAQVDGITMDWHTPLFNACVSGSQDCVNLLLQHGASLCPVSELASPIHEAAKRGHMECIESLAVHGADLDHNIRHLGTPLYLACEKEQIDCVKKLLESGVTCLTNPRTKQLTFIEWTYMPILLEGQQLRKSHMIPYVRVGASIQPGVGI, encoded by the exons ATGGAACACAGAGCTTGTTCAGCCCAGGACAGCACCACGGATGGTGCACCACAGGACAGGACCGTCAGGAAGCCCAGAGGCCCTCCTGATACCAGGCACCTTGCAAATCCACTGATGGGCC ATATTGTGTCTGATCGGACTCCTGTGCATGAAGCTGCGATCCATGGGAGTCTGCTGTCTTTGAAGAAACTCATAAGCCAG GGGTGGCCTGTGAACCTCGTTACAGCAGATCACGTGTCCCCACTCCATGAAGCCTGTCTTGGAGGTCATTCCTCTTGTGCCAACTTTTTATTGAAGCATGGAGCTCAG GTGGATGGCATCACCATGGACTGGCACACTCCCTTGTTTAATGCTTGTGTCAGCGGCAGCCAGGACTGTGTGAATTTGCTTCTGCAGCATGGAGCCAGCCTCTGCCCTGTGAGTGAGCTGGCATCCCCGATCCACGAAGCTGCTAAGAGAG GCCACATGGAGTGCATCGAGTCTCTTGCAGTTCATGGGGCCGACCTTGACCATAACATCCGCCACCTGGGCACGCCCCTATACCTGGCTTGTGAAAAGGAGCAGATAGATTGTGTCAAGAAGCTGCTGGAGTCAG GTGTGACATGCCTCACAAACCCAAGAACAaagcagttaacatttattgaatggacATATATGCCCATTTTACTAGAGGGACAGCAACTGAGGAAAAGCCACATGATCCCATATGTCAGAGTGGGAGCCAGCATCCAGCCTGGGGTAGGGATTTGA
- the ASB9 gene encoding ankyrin repeat and SOCS box protein 9 isoform X2, giving the protein MEHRACSAQDSTTDGAPQDRTVRKPRGPPDTRHLANPLMGHIVSDRTPVHEAAIHGSLLSLKKLISQGWPVNLVTADHVSPLHEACLGGHSSCANFLLKHGAQVDGITMDWHTPLFNACVSGSQDCVNLLLQHGASLCPVSELASPIHEAAKRGHMECIESLAVHGADLDHNIRHLGTPLYLACEKEQIDCVKKLLESGASVNQGRGLDSPLHAVARTSCVLLARMLMDFGADTQAKNAEGKRPLELVSPESPLLQLFLQREVISVSECPRKGVQEYDPTTLRSI; this is encoded by the exons ATGGAACACAGAGCTTGTTCAGCCCAGGACAGCACCACGGATGGTGCACCACAGGACAGGACCGTCAGGAAGCCCAGAGGCCCTCCTGATACCAGGCACCTTGCAAATCCACTGATGGGCC ATATTGTGTCTGATCGGACTCCTGTGCATGAAGCTGCGATCCATGGGAGTCTGCTGTCTTTGAAGAAACTCATAAGCCAG GGGTGGCCTGTGAACCTCGTTACAGCAGATCACGTGTCCCCACTCCATGAAGCCTGTCTTGGAGGTCATTCCTCTTGTGCCAACTTTTTATTGAAGCATGGAGCTCAG GTGGATGGCATCACCATGGACTGGCACACTCCCTTGTTTAATGCTTGTGTCAGCGGCAGCCAGGACTGTGTGAATTTGCTTCTGCAGCATGGAGCCAGCCTCTGCCCTGTGAGTGAGCTGGCATCCCCGATCCACGAAGCTGCTAAGAGAG GCCACATGGAGTGCATCGAGTCTCTTGCAGTTCATGGGGCCGACCTTGACCATAACATCCGCCACCTGGGCACGCCCCTATACCTGGCTTGTGAAAAGGAGCAGATAGATTGTGTCAAGAAGCTGCTGGAGTCAG GAGCAAGCGTGAACCAAGGCCGAGGTCTGGACTCCCCTCTTCACGCAGTGGCCAGAACATCCTGTGTGCTGCTGGCCCGCATGCTCATGGATTTTGGAGCAGACACCCAGGCCAAGAATGCCGAAGGCAAACGTCCCTTAGAGCTGGTGTCTCCAGAGAGCCCTCTGTTACAGCTCTTCTTGCAGAGAGAAG tcATTTCTGTCTCTGAGTGTCCCCGGAAAGGAGTTCAAGAATATGACCCAACCACCTTGAGAAGCATCTAA